Proteins from a genomic interval of Gadus morhua chromosome 21, gadMor3.0, whole genome shotgun sequence:
- the si:dkey-261l7.2 gene encoding uncharacterized protein si:dkey-261l7.2 encodes MPQIAATTVLQLALLLSALPAQYLISRWSGSTVAQRFHAITRLRGIWREWKASYLNSTAWSESVHEHMSKVRSLIGLGEGGQVSPELTDPEWTMLDNDQGYFGASRAVRSPRPLFVFLRVGEVVRERKANMVGVVIGWDDELRAPEEWLNKVYSDHEEAKVLHTPHYKVLFQGPGAKSVLIAYLPQTQLERITDVELTIPTLDKYFTHFNGKQFVMQSWLREMYPDDEIEDEEETWLH; translated from the exons ATGCCGCAGATCGCGGCCACCACAGTGCTGCAGCTTGCGCTGCTCCTCTCTGCCCTTCCCGCCCAGTATTTGATCTCGCGCTGGAGCGGGTCGACGGTGGCGCAGCGCTTCCACGCAATCACGCG GTTGCGTGGGATCTGGAGAGAATGGAAGGCATCATACCTCAACAGCACGGCGTGGAGCGAATCGGTGCACGAGCACATGTCTAAAGTCAG GTCTCTGATTGGTTTAGGGGAGGGAGGCCAGGTCTCACCAGAATTAACTGATCCTGAATGGACGATGTTGGACAATGATCAGGGCTATTTTGGAG CTTCTAGGGCCGTGCGTAGCCCCCGCCCACTCTTCGTCTTCCTGCGGGTGGGCGAGgtggtgagggagaggaaggctAACATGGTCGGCGTGGTGATAGGCTGGGATGATGAGCTCCGGGCCCCTGAGGAGTGGCTCAACAAAGTGTACTCCGACCATGAG gaggccAAAGTACTGCATACGCCCCACTACAAGGTTCTATTCCAAGGCCCAGGAGCTAAGTCTGTCCTGATTGCTTACCTCCCTCAAACACAGCTGGAGCGCATCACTGATGTGGAG CTGACGATCCCCACATTGGATAAGTACTTCACCCACTTCAACGGCAAACAGTTCGTCATGCAGAGCTGGCTCAGAGAGATGTACCCCGACGACGAGATCGAGGACGAAGAAGAGACATGGCTCCATTGA
- the irak1bp1 gene encoding interleukin-1 receptor-associated kinase 1-binding protein 1 homolog: MDNQNRVCFDSGDSAPHRQRGLVSPSTPPQRAPRVREVQVTGFAEDSRQADRVTLSIRVSSSKESASDASSSVSRRLEYIQQTLRQHGVKEEEVSVKRSIHRENDVYHMQAEAAVDFSDFHTMDRVCCVLLEKLDKSVSIGSPRFHHSKESLSNLRCRVCLEAVENAQRKASDLSHLLGQTLGPPLLVREEETREWRSPEDGDEEQEGEDGVKREGEATRSVTHGRTVAWASSRVSVTFTFLDKARKKH, encoded by the exons ATGGACAACCAGAACCGAGTTTGTTTTGACTCTGGGGATTCTGCTCCCCATAGACAGAGAGGGCTTGTGTCGCCTTCCACTCCCCCACAGAGAGCTCCTAGAGTGAGAGAGGTCCAGGTTACCGGATTCGCGGAAGATTCTCGCCAGGCGGACCGTGTGACTCTGAGCATCCGAGTGAGCAGCAGCAAGGAGTCGGCCAGCGACGCCAGCAGCAGCGTGTCCCGCCGACTTGAATACATACAACAAACCCTTAG ACAACATGGTGTCAAAGAAGAAGAGGTGTCTGTGAAGAGGAgtatccatcgggagaatgacgTGTATCATATGCAGGCAGAG GCCGCGGTGGATTTCTCAGACTTCCACACGATGGACAGAGTGTGCTGCGTTCTGCTGGAGAagctggataaaagcgtctccaTAGGATCGCCTCGGTTCCACCACAGCAAAGAGTCCCTCAGCAATCTCAG ATGCAGGGTGTGTCTCGAGGCGGTTGAAAACGCCCAGCGCAAGGCCAGCGACCTGAGCCACCTGCTGGGGCAGACTCTGGGGCCCCCCCTGctggtcagagaggaggagacacgcGAGTGGAGGAGCCCAGAGGACGGGGATGAGgaacaggagggggaggacggggtcaagagagagggggaggccaCCCGTTCTGTCACCCACGGTCGGACTGTGGCGTGGGCGTCGTCGCGGGTGTCGGTCACCTTCACGTTCCTGGACAAGGCCCGGAAGAAACACtga